The Virgibacillus sp. MSP4-1 genome has a segment encoding these proteins:
- the ligA gene encoding NAD-dependent DNA ligase LigA: MEKETAKQRVEALKKELNQYNYEYHVLDKPSVSDYEYDVKMKELKDLEEEYPDLVTPDSPSQRVGGEPLDAFQKVQHNIPMLSLGNAFNEQDLRDFDRRVREGTDEKEISYVCELKIDGLAISLRYIDGIFERGATRGDGRTGEDITRNLKTVRSIPLRISEEQTIEVRGEAFMPVKSFRALNEAKEAESKDVFANPRNAAAGSLRQLDPKIAAQRNLDIFVYSVGEWEAGAIASHSERLAYLKQLGFKVNPETKTCENIDEVIEYIQYWTEHRPELSYEIDGIVIKVDQIAVQEELGFTAKSPRWAIAYKFPAEEAITTLREIELSVGRTGAVTPTAILDPVQLAGTTVQRASLHNEDLIREKDIRIGDTVVIKKAGDIIPEVVRVDVKRRSGHEEPFHMPTHCPECGSELVRLEEEVALRCINPNCPAHLREGLIHFVSRNAMNIDGLGEKVIKQLFEHDLVQTIADLYKLEREELLKLERMGERSVSNLLDAIETSRENSLERLLFGLGIRYVGSKAAQTLAEQFKHMDHLMHADLEDLIAIQDIGEKVADSIVRYFEKPQVKSLIQELKGLGLNMEYKGLTAEDIDTESPFSGKTVVLTGKLEQYSRSDAKKQIAALGGKVTTSVSKNTDILVAGEDAGSKYDKAQELGVTIWDEQQMIDALSE, encoded by the coding sequence TTGGAAAAAGAAACCGCGAAGCAAAGAGTGGAGGCTTTAAAAAAGGAACTGAATCAATACAATTATGAGTATCATGTATTAGATAAACCTTCCGTGTCTGACTATGAATATGATGTTAAAATGAAAGAACTAAAAGACCTGGAAGAAGAATATCCGGATCTCGTCACACCGGACTCTCCTTCCCAGCGGGTGGGCGGTGAGCCTCTAGATGCCTTTCAAAAAGTTCAGCATAATATTCCCATGCTAAGCTTAGGTAATGCTTTTAATGAACAGGATTTGCGGGATTTTGATCGCAGGGTAAGAGAAGGGACGGATGAGAAGGAAATCAGCTATGTCTGTGAATTAAAAATTGACGGATTGGCTATCTCCCTGCGTTATATAGATGGCATTTTTGAAAGAGGCGCTACACGCGGGGATGGCCGTACAGGCGAGGATATTACCCGCAATCTGAAAACCGTCCGCAGTATCCCATTGAGAATCAGCGAAGAACAAACGATTGAGGTTCGTGGAGAAGCCTTTATGCCTGTGAAATCCTTCAGAGCTCTTAATGAAGCAAAGGAAGCAGAAAGCAAGGACGTGTTTGCTAATCCACGAAATGCCGCTGCAGGTTCTTTAAGACAATTAGATCCCAAAATAGCAGCTCAGCGGAATCTGGATATCTTCGTTTATAGTGTGGGGGAATGGGAAGCAGGCGCCATTGCTTCCCATAGTGAGCGGTTAGCCTATCTGAAGCAACTAGGGTTTAAAGTGAATCCGGAAACAAAAACCTGTGAAAACATTGATGAAGTTATTGAATATATTCAATACTGGACAGAGCACCGTCCGGAATTAAGCTATGAAATCGATGGAATTGTGATTAAGGTAGATCAGATTGCTGTTCAGGAGGAGCTTGGTTTTACGGCAAAAAGTCCCCGCTGGGCCATTGCTTATAAGTTTCCGGCTGAAGAAGCTATCACAACGTTAAGAGAGATTGAATTAAGCGTAGGAAGAACGGGAGCCGTCACACCTACAGCCATTCTTGATCCGGTTCAATTAGCCGGTACCACTGTACAACGGGCTTCTCTACATAATGAGGATTTAATCCGCGAAAAGGATATCCGCATTGGTGATACGGTTGTCATTAAAAAAGCAGGCGACATTATTCCTGAAGTTGTCCGAGTGGATGTAAAGCGACGTTCAGGCCATGAAGAACCTTTTCATATGCCAACCCACTGTCCGGAATGCGGCAGTGAGCTTGTCAGACTGGAAGAGGAAGTTGCTTTACGATGTATTAACCCTAATTGTCCAGCCCATTTAAGAGAAGGCCTGATTCATTTTGTTTCACGAAATGCGATGAACATTGACGGCCTTGGTGAAAAGGTTATTAAGCAGCTCTTTGAACATGACCTCGTTCAAACTATTGCTGATTTGTATAAGCTTGAAAGAGAAGAACTGTTGAAATTAGAACGAATGGGGGAAAGGTCCGTAAGTAATTTACTGGATGCCATTGAAACGTCCAGGGAAAATTCACTGGAACGATTACTTTTTGGTTTAGGCATTCGGTATGTGGGAAGCAAGGCAGCTCAAACCTTAGCTGAACAGTTTAAACATATGGATCACTTGATGCATGCCGATCTGGAAGACTTAATCGCTATTCAGGACATTGGAGAAAAGGTAGCGGATTCCATTGTACGCTATTTCGAAAAGCCTCAGGTGAAAAGTCTTATTCAGGAACTGAAGGGTTTAGGACTAAACATGGAGTATAAGGGCTTAACTGCGGAAGATATTGATACGGAATCGCCTTTCTCGGGCAAAACTGTTGTTTTAACAGGCAAACTGGAGCAATACTCCCGTTCAGATGCTAAAAAACAGATTGCAGCCTTAGGTGGAAAAGTAACGACCAGTGTAAGTAAAAACACGGATATTCTCGTGGCTGGTGAGGATGCTGGTTCGAAGTATGATAAAGCGCAGGAACTTGGTGTTACGATTTGGGATGAGCAGCAAATGATAGACGCCTTGAGCGAGTAG